One region of Seriola aureovittata isolate HTS-2021-v1 ecotype China chromosome 15, ASM2101889v1, whole genome shotgun sequence genomic DNA includes:
- the c15h5orf24 gene encoding UPF0461 protein C5orf24 homolog, translating into MMRQVTSSDFCMNSRPSCLAEDGHHHPASHFDLCTSQSNKFYPPPPPSSLQMTLTPMALPTQSHKPMVCQRQEVLGGDPRSSGKIPGIKSTDQAPDDPKKKNKAVGKTGRRGRPLGTTKLAGYRTSTGRPLGTTRAAGFKTSPGRPLGTTRAAGYKVSPGRPPGSIKGLSRLNKLAYGSTCSGAAFPYPLPHKEILCEPSCKEKTANE; encoded by the coding sequence ATGATGCGCCAGGTGACAAGCAGTGACTTCTGCATGAATAGCAGGCCGTCGTGCTTAGCAGAGGACGGCCACCACCACCCCGCCTCCCACTTTGACCTGTGCACCTCCCAGTCCAACAAGTTCTaccctcctccccctccgtCGTCCCTTCAGATGACACTGACGCCCATGGCCTTACCCACCCAGAGTCACAAGCCCATGGTGTgccagagacaggaagtgcttGGGGGTGACCCCCGCTCATCTGGAAAAATACCAGGCATTAAAAGCACTGATCAAGCGCCAGATGACcccaagaagaagaacaaagctGTTGGGAAGACAGGCAGACGCGGGAGGCCTTTGGGAACCACCAAGCTAGCCGGATACAGAACCAGTACGGGACGACCCCTCGGCACCACCAGAGCCGCTGGTTTCAAGACAAGCCCTGGAAGACCGCTAGGTACAACCAGAGCAGCGGGGTACAAGGTCAGCCCCGGACGGCCTCCTGGCAGCATCAAAGGCCTCTCTCGCCTCAACAAACTGGCTTATGGTAGCACCTGCAGTGGAGCTGCTTTCCCCTATCCGCTACCACACAAAGAAATCCTCTGTGAACCTTCCTGCAAAGAGAAGACGGCTAATGAGTAA
- the LOC130182033 gene encoding tripartite motif-containing protein 16-like has protein sequence MAQQVIQLNQEKLSCSICLDLLKEPVTIPCGHSYCMSCIKKYWDGGDQKKTHSCPQCRQSFTPRPALVKNIMFAELVEELKKVGLQAASPDHFYAGPGDVACDFCTGRKLKAFKSCLVCLASYCEQHLQPHYDVALLKKHTLVKATSKLEQNICSRHDEVMKIFCRTDQQCICYLCSMDEHKGHDTVSAVAERAEKQTELGVSRQKIQQRIQSIKKDVKVLQQEVKAINISSDKAVSKSEKIFTDLIRLIEKRRSEVKQQIRSHQKTEVSRITELEEKLQQEITELRRKDTDLAQLSHTEDHLHFLNNYSSLSHLSEATRLPSINPQSQQYIEDVTAAVSRVRDKLQAVLNEEWGKVSLKNAGVEVLPLQAEPKTRAEFLRYSQEITLDSNTAHTLLSLCGRNRKATLMSEDQLYPSHPDRFLEMWQVLSKEGLTGRCYWEVKWSGIVSIAVAYKDISSKGTRNECGFGYNDKSWALRCYSGSYEFRHNNNCTSISGPQSSRIGVYLDHRAGTLSFYSVTGTMTLLHRVQTTFTQPLYSGFWLPSCIGGKAELCELK, from the coding sequence ATGGCGCAGCAAGTGATTCAGCTAAACCAAGAAAAACTGAGCTGTTCAATCTGTCTGGATCTTCTAAAAGAGCCGGTGACTATTCCCTGTGGGCACAGCTACTGTATGAGCTGTATTAAAAAGTACTGGGATGGGGGTGatcagaagaaaacacacagctgccctCAGTGCAGGCAGAGCTTCACACCGAGGCCAGCCCTGgtgaaaaacatcatgtttgCAGAGTTAGTGGAGGAACTGAAGAAAGTAGGACTTCAAGCTGCTTCACCTGATCATTTCTACGCTGGACCTGGAGACGTGGCCTGTGATTTCTGCACTGGGAGGAAGTTGAAAGCCTTCAAGTCCTGTTTGGTGTGTTTGGCCTCTTACTGTGAACAGCACCTTCAGCCTCACTACGATGTAGCTCTATTAAAGAAACACACGCTGGTCAAAGCCACTTCAAAGCTTGAGCAGAACATCTGCTCTCGCCATGACGAAGTGATGAAGATTTTCTGCCGCACTGATCAGCAGTGTATCTGTTATCTCTGCTCCATGGATGAACACAAAGGCCACGACACAGTCTCAGCTGTAGCAGAAAGGGCTGAGAAGCAGACAGAGCTCGGGGTGAGTCGTCAAAAAATCCAACAGAGAATCCAAAGCATaaagaaagatgtgaaggtGCTTCAACAAGAGGTGAAGGCTATCAATATTTCTTCTGATAAAGCTGTTAGTAAGAGTGAGAAGATCTTCACCGACTTGATCCGTCTCATTGAGAAAAGAAGGTctgaagtgaagcagcagatcagatcccACCAGAAAACTGAAGTGAGTCGAATCACAGAGCtcgaggagaagctgcagcaggagataactgagctgaggaggaaaGACACTGATCTGGcgcagctctcacacacagaggatcacCTCCATTTTCTGAACAACTACTCCTCTCTGTCACATCTGAGTGAAGCAACACGTTTACCCAGCATCAATCCTCAATCACAGCAGTATATTGAGGATGTGACAGCGGCAGTGTCACGGGTCAGAGATAAACTGCAGGCTGTTCTGAATGAGGAGTGGGGAAAGGTCTCGCTGAAAAATGCTGGAGTAGAAGTTTTACCGCTACAAGCAGAACCTAAGACCAGAGCTGAGTTCTTGAGATATTCACAAGAAATCACACTGGATTcaaatacagcacacacacttttgtcaTTGTGTGGCAGGAACAGAAAAGCCACATTGATGAGTGAGGACCAGCTATATCCAAGTCACCCAGACAGATTCCTTGAAATGTGGCAGGTCCTGAGTAAAGAGGGTCTGACAGGACGTTGTTACTGGGAGGTGAAGTGGAGTGGGATAGTTTCTATAGCAGTTGCATACAAGGATATCAGCAGCAAAGGGACCAGGAATGAATGTGGATTTGGATACAATGACAAATCCTGGGCATTAAGATGTTACAGTGGTAGTTATGAATTCAGACATAACAATAATTGTACCTCCATCTCAGGCCCTCAGTCCTCCAGAATAGGAGTGTACCTGGATCACAGGGCAGGTACTCTGTCTTTCTACAGCGTCACTGGAACCAtgactctcctccacagagtccagaccaccttcactcagcctctctacTCTGGATTCTGGCTTCCAAGTTGTATTGGAGGCAAAGCTGAGTTGTGTgaactcaaatag